One segment of Neodiprion fabricii isolate iyNeoFabr1 chromosome 1, iyNeoFabr1.1, whole genome shotgun sequence DNA contains the following:
- the LOC124180876 gene encoding homogentisate 1,2-dioxygenase → MKDELKYLTGFGSEFSTEDERCPNALPVGQNNPQKCPYGLYAEQLSGTAFTAPRLENKRSWLYRIRPSALHEPFVPANEATYLTHNWDEIPPNPNQMRWKPFDVPTRQDSAVDFVQGLHTVCGAGDARVRSGIAIHVYLCNASMRDKALYNADGDFLIVPQLGALQITTEFGKMRVEPNEICVIQQGMRFSITVLGPSRGYILEVFDNHFQLPNLGPIGANGLANPRDFMTPVAWFEEREAPFTIICKYQGKLFAASQGHSPFDVVAWHGNYVPYKYDLDRFMVVNSVSFDHCDPSIFTVLTCPSNKPGTAVADFVIFPPRWSVQEHTFRPPYYHRNCMSEFMGLIKGRYEAKEEGFQAGGASLHSMMTPHGPDAACFEGASNAELRAERIADGTQAFMFESSFSLAVTKWGEHTCQRLDAEYYRCWQGLKKNFDLQAIGENLPSVN, encoded by the exons ATGAAGGACGAACTCAAG TACCTAACCGGTTTTGGCTCCGAATTTTCCACCGAGGACGAACGCTGTCCAAACGCTCTGCCAGTTGGCCAGAATAATCCACAAAAATGCCCTTATGGCCTTTACGCCGAACAACTATCTGGCACTGCTTTTACCG cACCGAGACTAGAGAATAAAAGAAGCTGGCTGTACCGCATCAGACCATCAGCACTTCACGAACCGTTTGTTCCTGCAAATGAAGCCACATATCTAACACACAACTGGGATGAAATTCCACCGAACCCGAACCAG ATGCGGTGGAAGCCCTTTGACGTACCGACTCGACAAGACTCTGCAGTTGACTTCGTTCAAGGTCTCCACACGGTCTGTGGTGCCGGGGACGCTCGAGTCCGTTCTGGTATCGCCATCCACGTTTATCTTTGCAACGCGTCGATGCGTGACAAAGCCCTCTACAACGCCGATGGCGACTTCTTGATCG TGCCCCAACTCGGCGCTTTGCAAATCACAACCGAATTCGGCAAGATGAGGGTAGAGCCGAACGAGATATGCGTCATACAGCAGGGCATGCGTTTCTCGATTACTGTGCTCGGTCCATCGCGGGGCTACATCCTCGAGGTCTTCGACAATCACTTTCAGCTACCGAACCTCGGACCGATTG GTGCCAACGGACTTGCCAACCCCCGTGACTTCATGACACCGGTGGCGTGGTTTGAAGAACGCGAAGCACCGTTCACGATAATCTGCAAATATCAGGGTAAACTGTTCGCCGCATCTCAAGGTCACAGTCCCTTCGACGTTGTTGCCTGGCACGGAAATTACGTACCCTACAAGTACGATCTGGATCGGTTCATGGTCGTGAACTCTGTGTCCTTCGATCACTGT GATCCGTCGATTTTCACTGTCCTCACTTGCCCGTCCAACAAGCCTGGTACCGCCGTTGCGGACTTTGTGATATTTCCACCAAGATGGTCGGTTCAAGAACACACGTTCAGACCTCCGTATTACCATC GAAATTGTATGAGCGAGTTTATGGGCTTGATAAAGGGTCGTTACGAAGCCAAGGAAGAGGGATTTCAAGCCGGAGGTGCCTCTCTGCATTCGATGATGACGCCACACGGACCGGATGCCGCATGCTTCGAAGGTGCATCCAACGCAGAATTGCGAGCTGAACGAATTGCCGATGGGACCCAAGCCTTCATGTTCGAATCCTCATTTAGTCTTGCTGTAACGAAATGGGGTGAACACACCTGCCAGCGTCTTGACGCCGAATACTACCGCTGTTGGCAAGgtctgaagaaaaatttcgatcttcaGGCTATTGGGGAAAATTTACCTAGCGTGAATTAG
- the LOC124180673 gene encoding espin, with the protein MAQHQLIGSDFSEDLSDGTTCSCATSSIDKCSLRGCEMFQEPFYLHPPSARPRDGIYINPMTAFIADAPPKPKDTESFYLHSPNDLVYTRITPLFGDSGTREGVERKDETLTVKVDIHANNVINNNIINNNNNVHNNNYKPITNGVPIRSNVIKDTEHAYEQICLRQAETDSVTSSHKKISDNVSDSSNSRKTDRRYSRSSSVSESSNMSSELQGFSSPISTPSLSRNSSSERIDKPKLSENGLERKTSVQSTISETEKEPKIVTNGSSFVKPPPPPPPPPLDPEEIIIVNSKVLEVVDKEDRPEETETGQESKNDSGTTSTTIKNGVSSKEAEVDAPASSQAEIVEEIKPQQVNHLISKHMVLPFIPPKFINAADSNTLLKPSEYLKSICKSSGKNTLSKARSVDNLDIQSRQEEEPSEPAPEPHLLQPGPPPPPLPPLQKNPETQSQAAPETETVRPHQPLATISIQDLTSVQLRRTNTKIHATKTFSAPPPRSVSMTNVSEPFFVQKIDLIAELKMSKDISGIKKLKVERAQVEKSQEQNLMSEITKTCNASKFVDQIPEKDSAGNVIPIWKRQMLARKAAERAKKELEEQIARENEEKRLKAIPAWKRQLLAKKDHAEEKKVNHVTPIAPIVAPKVEVTAPPETTLNGAKLKEAGVKEVKAKEEKEKEEKVDVELRRNSTNEVDDGPIIPWRAQLRKTNSKLNILE; encoded by the exons ATGGCGCAGCATCAGCTTATAGGATCTGATTTTTCCGAAGACCTGAGCGACGGGACGACCTGCAGCTGCGCAACAAGTTCCATTGACAAG TGTTCCCTACGCGGATGCGAAATGTTCCAAGAGCCGTTTTACCTTCATCCGCCAAGCGCTAGACCGCGGGATGGCATCTACATAAATCCAATGACCGCGTTCATAGCGGACGCACCGCCAAAACCGAAGGACACCGAGTCCTTTTACCTTCACAGTCCGAACGACCTGGTCTACACGCGAATAACGCCTCTATTCGGCGACTCCGGGACTCGGGAGGGCGTCGAGAGGAAAGATGAGACGTTAACAG TAAAAGTGGACATCCACGCGAACAACGTTATCAACAACAATatcatcaacaacaacaataatgtcCACAACAATAACTACAAACCGATCACTAATGGCGTACCGATAAGGTCGAACGTGATCAAGGACACCGAACACGCTTATGAACAAATTTGTTTGCGCCAGGCAGAAACCGATAGCGTCACGTCGTCccacaaaaaaatttccgataaCGTTTCTGACAGCAG TAATTCCCGTAAGACAGACAGGCGCTACAGCAGGTCCAGCAGCGTCAGCGAGTCGTCGAACATGAGCAGCGAGCTCCAGGGATTTTCGTCACCGATCTCGACGCCTTCCTTATCGAGGAACAGCAGTAGTGAGAGAATCGACAAGCCGAAGCTATCCGAAAATGGTTTAG AGAGAAAAACTTCGGTACAGAGCACGATAAGCGAAACTGAGAAGGAACCAAAAATCGTCACGAATGGATCCAG TTTTGTCAAAccacctcctccacctccgccGCCTCCGCTTGATCCGGAAGAAATAATCATCGTTAATTCGAAGGTCCTTGAAGTGGTAGACAAGGAAGACAGGCCTGAAGAAACGGAAACCGGGCAGGAGAGCAAAAATGATTCCGGAACTACCTCAA CGACCATCAAGAACGGCGTGTCTTCGAAGGAGGCGGAAGTCGACGCGCCGGCCAGTTCGCAAGCGGAGATCGTTGAGGAAATCAAACCGCAGCAGGTGAACCACCTGATTAGCAAACACATGGTGCTCCCGTTTATTCCACCCAAGTTTATCAACGCGGCTGACTCGAATACGCTGCTCAAGCCGTCCGAGTACCTTAAAAGCATCTGTAAATCATCAGGGAAAAACACCTTGTCCAAAGCCAG ATCCGTGGACAACCTGGATATTCAGAGCAGACAGGAAGAAGAGCCGAGCGAACCTGCGCCTGAACCACACCTCCTTCAACCTGGACCGCCACCGCCGCCACTACCGCCGCTGCAGAAGAATCCGGAGACGCAAAGTCAAGCCGCTCCGGAAACGGAAACAGTCAGACCTCATCAGCCATTGGCGACAATCAGTATCCAGGACTTGACGAGCGTGCAGCTGCGCAGGACCAACACGAAGATACACGCGACAAAGACGTTCTCCGCACCACCACCGAGAAGTGTGTCGATGACCAACG TTTCGGAaccattttttgtacaaaaaattgacCTCATTGCGGAACTGAAAATGTCCAAGGATATTTCTGGTATAAAGAAACTGAAGGTGGAACGAGCCCAGGTGGAGAAATCCCAAGAGCAGAACCTTATGTCGGAAATCACGAAAACGTGCAACGCCTCGAAATTCGTCGATCAG ATACCGGAAAAAGATAGCGCGGGAAATGTGATTCCCATATGGAAAAGACAGATGTTGGCAAGGAAGGCTGCTGAACGGGCGAAAAAAGAACTGGAGGAGCAAATCGCGAGAGAAAATGAGGAGAAGAGACTGAAGGCGATTCCAGCATGGAAGAGACAACTACTCGCGAAGAAGGATCATGCCGAGGAAAAGAA ggTTAATCACGTGACTCCGATCGCTCCGATCGTAGCCCCAAAAGTGGAGGTAACAGCGCCACCAGAAACGACATTGAACGGAGCAAAACTGAAGGAAGCAGGAGTGAAGGAGGTCAAAGCaaaggaggaaaaagagaaggaggaaaagGTTGACGTGGAGTTGCGACGCAACTCGACCAACGAGGTGGACGATGGACCAATAATTCCGTGGCGAGCTCAGCTGAGAAAGACAAACAGCAAGCTCAACATTTTAGAGTAG
- the LOC124178300 gene encoding sialin isoform X3: MASNRSIADRFSCRQMLNIMVILGFMLNYTLRVNLTIAIVDMVLPSNSTRHSTETIADSGCAGSVDFHKNFTSNTSLNELGDLPEKHQAIEQTRYPWNEYEVNKILGSFFWGYICTELPGGRLAEIVGAKRVFGYSMLTASAVTLLTPLAATLGYPAVAALRVILGFMLGATWPAIHPMTARWIPPMERSKFIANMMASSLGAAITMPICGFLIASIGWESVFYVTGGISLIWSIVWFFVVYDSPAQHPRISAEERRFIEESIGTTSTSKHLAVPWKAMLTSVPVWAIIVTHGCSVFGYFTVVNQLPTYMKYILGFEIKKNGLLSSLPYLGKYCFAVLTSSAADYLRRTNKLSVTAIRKSFTAFAVMTPGLLMIVQALMGCDRITSVAIFTVALTINGGVTAGYLGNGLDIAPNFSGTIFGLANTLSSLGGFLSAEMVGSLTFENQSFPQWRIVFWILAATYVCGGLTFTFFGSGKLQSWNSPRSDGSITEKERALENGKSPEEVIPLKDKTEV, encoded by the exons ATGGCATCGAATCGCAGCATTGCAG atcGCTTCTCGTGTCGTCAGATGCTGAATATCATGGTGATTCTTGGATTCATGTTGAACTACACGTTACGTGTCAATTTGACGATAGCTATCGTGGATATGGTATTACCCAGTAACAGCACCAGACATTCTACCGAAACCATCGCGGACTCAGGATGCGCGGGATCGGTTgatttccataaaaatttcacatctaATACGAGTCTAAATGAACTGGGGGACTTACCGGAAAAACAT CAGGCCATCGAACAAACCAGGTATCCATGGAACGAGTACGAGGTAAACAAGATCTTGGGTAGCTTCTTCTGGGGGTACATCTGCACCGAATTGCCTGGTGGTCGGCTTGCGGAAATCGTTGGTGCCAAAAGGGTGTTTGGGTACAGTATGCTGACTGCAAGCGCCGTTACGCTTCTCACACCGTTGGCAGCGACACTCGGTTATCCTGCAGTCGCGGCTCTCAGAGTGATTCTTGGCTTTATGCTG GGAGCCACTTGGCCCGCGATCCATCCCATGACTGCAAGATGGATACCTCCAATGGAACGGAGCAAATTCATTGCGAATATGATGG CATCTTCTCTCGGAGCGGCGATCACGATGCCGATATGTGGGTTCCTGATTGCTTCGATTGGCTGGGAGTCGGTCTTCTATGTTACCGGTGGAATCAGCTTAATATGGAGCATCGTCTGGTTCTTTGTTGTCTATGATTCTCCAGCTCAACACCCTCGCATCTCAGCAGAGGAACGCCGGTTCATTGAGGAGTCCATCGGGACGACTTCCACCTCAAAG CACCTGGCTGTACCGTGGAAGGCGATGTTGACGTCTGTCCCAGTTTGGGCAATCATCGTCACCCACGGATGCAGTGTTTTCGGCTACTTTACGGTGGTGAATCAGCTGCCAACTTATATGAAATACATTCTGGgcttcgaaattaaaaag AATGGTCTACTTTCGTCCTTACCTTACCTAGGGAAATATTGTTTCGCCGTGTTGACGTCATCTGCAGCCGATTATCTGAGAAGAACTAATAAGCTTTCAGTGACAGCGATTCGTAAGAGCTTCACTGCTTTCG CGGTAATGACTCCTGGACTGCTGATGATCGTGCAAGCTTTGATGGGCTGTGACCGGATTACTTCTGTGGCGATATTTACAGTCGCCCTGACGATTAACGGCGGAGTAACCGCTGGATACTTAGGAAATGGCTTAGACATTGCCCCGAATTTTTCCGGGACGATTTTCGGGTTGGCCAATACTCTTAGTTCTTTAGGTGGCTTCTTGAGCGCCGAAATGGTTGGCTCGTTGACTTTCGAGAACCAGTCCTTCCCACAGTGGAGGATAGTGTTCTGGATTCTTGCTGCCACCTATGTGTGCGGTGGTCTGACCTTTACGTTCTTTGGATCCGGAAAACTTCAGTCTTGGAATAGCCCAAGGAGCGATGGAAGTATCACGGAAAAAGAGCGGGCTCTGGAGAACGGCAAATCACCCGAAGAGGTCATTCCTCTGAAAGACAAGACTGAAGTATGA
- the LOC124178300 gene encoding sialin isoform X1 has translation MTGHPKKLCHDRFSCRQMLNIMVILGFMLNYTLRVNLTIAIVDMVLPSNSTRHSTETIADSGCAGSVDFHKNFTSNTSLNELGDLPEKHQAIEQTRYPWNEYEVNKILGSFFWGYICTELPGGRLAEIVGAKRVFGYSMLTASAVTLLTPLAATLGYPAVAALRVILGFMLGATWPAIHPMTARWIPPMERSKFIANMMASSLGAAITMPICGFLIASIGWESVFYVTGGISLIWSIVWFFVVYDSPAQHPRISAEERRFIEESIGTTSTSKHLAVPWKAMLTSVPVWAIIVTHGCSVFGYFTVVNQLPTYMKYILGFEIKKNGLLSSLPYLGKYCFAVLTSSAADYLRRTNKLSVTAIRKSFTAFAVMTPGLLMIVQALMGCDRITSVAIFTVALTINGGVTAGYLGNGLDIAPNFSGTIFGLANTLSSLGGFLSAEMVGSLTFENQSFPQWRIVFWILAATYVCGGLTFTFFGSGKLQSWNSPRSDGSITEKERALENGKSPEEVIPLKDKTEV, from the exons ATGACTGGTCACCCGAAAAAACTGTGCCATG atcGCTTCTCGTGTCGTCAGATGCTGAATATCATGGTGATTCTTGGATTCATGTTGAACTACACGTTACGTGTCAATTTGACGATAGCTATCGTGGATATGGTATTACCCAGTAACAGCACCAGACATTCTACCGAAACCATCGCGGACTCAGGATGCGCGGGATCGGTTgatttccataaaaatttcacatctaATACGAGTCTAAATGAACTGGGGGACTTACCGGAAAAACAT CAGGCCATCGAACAAACCAGGTATCCATGGAACGAGTACGAGGTAAACAAGATCTTGGGTAGCTTCTTCTGGGGGTACATCTGCACCGAATTGCCTGGTGGTCGGCTTGCGGAAATCGTTGGTGCCAAAAGGGTGTTTGGGTACAGTATGCTGACTGCAAGCGCCGTTACGCTTCTCACACCGTTGGCAGCGACACTCGGTTATCCTGCAGTCGCGGCTCTCAGAGTGATTCTTGGCTTTATGCTG GGAGCCACTTGGCCCGCGATCCATCCCATGACTGCAAGATGGATACCTCCAATGGAACGGAGCAAATTCATTGCGAATATGATGG CATCTTCTCTCGGAGCGGCGATCACGATGCCGATATGTGGGTTCCTGATTGCTTCGATTGGCTGGGAGTCGGTCTTCTATGTTACCGGTGGAATCAGCTTAATATGGAGCATCGTCTGGTTCTTTGTTGTCTATGATTCTCCAGCTCAACACCCTCGCATCTCAGCAGAGGAACGCCGGTTCATTGAGGAGTCCATCGGGACGACTTCCACCTCAAAG CACCTGGCTGTACCGTGGAAGGCGATGTTGACGTCTGTCCCAGTTTGGGCAATCATCGTCACCCACGGATGCAGTGTTTTCGGCTACTTTACGGTGGTGAATCAGCTGCCAACTTATATGAAATACATTCTGGgcttcgaaattaaaaag AATGGTCTACTTTCGTCCTTACCTTACCTAGGGAAATATTGTTTCGCCGTGTTGACGTCATCTGCAGCCGATTATCTGAGAAGAACTAATAAGCTTTCAGTGACAGCGATTCGTAAGAGCTTCACTGCTTTCG CGGTAATGACTCCTGGACTGCTGATGATCGTGCAAGCTTTGATGGGCTGTGACCGGATTACTTCTGTGGCGATATTTACAGTCGCCCTGACGATTAACGGCGGAGTAACCGCTGGATACTTAGGAAATGGCTTAGACATTGCCCCGAATTTTTCCGGGACGATTTTCGGGTTGGCCAATACTCTTAGTTCTTTAGGTGGCTTCTTGAGCGCCGAAATGGTTGGCTCGTTGACTTTCGAGAACCAGTCCTTCCCACAGTGGAGGATAGTGTTCTGGATTCTTGCTGCCACCTATGTGTGCGGTGGTCTGACCTTTACGTTCTTTGGATCCGGAAAACTTCAGTCTTGGAATAGCCCAAGGAGCGATGGAAGTATCACGGAAAAAGAGCGGGCTCTGGAGAACGGCAAATCACCCGAAGAGGTCATTCCTCTGAAAGACAAGACTGAAGTATGA
- the LOC124178300 gene encoding sialin isoform X2, translating into MTGHPKKLCHDRFSCRQMLNIMVILGFMLNYTLRVNLTIAIVDMVLPSNSTRHSTETIADSGCAGSVDFHKNFTSNTSLNELGDLPEKHAIEQTRYPWNEYEVNKILGSFFWGYICTELPGGRLAEIVGAKRVFGYSMLTASAVTLLTPLAATLGYPAVAALRVILGFMLGATWPAIHPMTARWIPPMERSKFIANMMASSLGAAITMPICGFLIASIGWESVFYVTGGISLIWSIVWFFVVYDSPAQHPRISAEERRFIEESIGTTSTSKHLAVPWKAMLTSVPVWAIIVTHGCSVFGYFTVVNQLPTYMKYILGFEIKKNGLLSSLPYLGKYCFAVLTSSAADYLRRTNKLSVTAIRKSFTAFAVMTPGLLMIVQALMGCDRITSVAIFTVALTINGGVTAGYLGNGLDIAPNFSGTIFGLANTLSSLGGFLSAEMVGSLTFENQSFPQWRIVFWILAATYVCGGLTFTFFGSGKLQSWNSPRSDGSITEKERALENGKSPEEVIPLKDKTEV; encoded by the exons ATGACTGGTCACCCGAAAAAACTGTGCCATG atcGCTTCTCGTGTCGTCAGATGCTGAATATCATGGTGATTCTTGGATTCATGTTGAACTACACGTTACGTGTCAATTTGACGATAGCTATCGTGGATATGGTATTACCCAGTAACAGCACCAGACATTCTACCGAAACCATCGCGGACTCAGGATGCGCGGGATCGGTTgatttccataaaaatttcacatctaATACGAGTCTAAATGAACTGGGGGACTTACCGGAAAAACAT GCCATCGAACAAACCAGGTATCCATGGAACGAGTACGAGGTAAACAAGATCTTGGGTAGCTTCTTCTGGGGGTACATCTGCACCGAATTGCCTGGTGGTCGGCTTGCGGAAATCGTTGGTGCCAAAAGGGTGTTTGGGTACAGTATGCTGACTGCAAGCGCCGTTACGCTTCTCACACCGTTGGCAGCGACACTCGGTTATCCTGCAGTCGCGGCTCTCAGAGTGATTCTTGGCTTTATGCTG GGAGCCACTTGGCCCGCGATCCATCCCATGACTGCAAGATGGATACCTCCAATGGAACGGAGCAAATTCATTGCGAATATGATGG CATCTTCTCTCGGAGCGGCGATCACGATGCCGATATGTGGGTTCCTGATTGCTTCGATTGGCTGGGAGTCGGTCTTCTATGTTACCGGTGGAATCAGCTTAATATGGAGCATCGTCTGGTTCTTTGTTGTCTATGATTCTCCAGCTCAACACCCTCGCATCTCAGCAGAGGAACGCCGGTTCATTGAGGAGTCCATCGGGACGACTTCCACCTCAAAG CACCTGGCTGTACCGTGGAAGGCGATGTTGACGTCTGTCCCAGTTTGGGCAATCATCGTCACCCACGGATGCAGTGTTTTCGGCTACTTTACGGTGGTGAATCAGCTGCCAACTTATATGAAATACATTCTGGgcttcgaaattaaaaag AATGGTCTACTTTCGTCCTTACCTTACCTAGGGAAATATTGTTTCGCCGTGTTGACGTCATCTGCAGCCGATTATCTGAGAAGAACTAATAAGCTTTCAGTGACAGCGATTCGTAAGAGCTTCACTGCTTTCG CGGTAATGACTCCTGGACTGCTGATGATCGTGCAAGCTTTGATGGGCTGTGACCGGATTACTTCTGTGGCGATATTTACAGTCGCCCTGACGATTAACGGCGGAGTAACCGCTGGATACTTAGGAAATGGCTTAGACATTGCCCCGAATTTTTCCGGGACGATTTTCGGGTTGGCCAATACTCTTAGTTCTTTAGGTGGCTTCTTGAGCGCCGAAATGGTTGGCTCGTTGACTTTCGAGAACCAGTCCTTCCCACAGTGGAGGATAGTGTTCTGGATTCTTGCTGCCACCTATGTGTGCGGTGGTCTGACCTTTACGTTCTTTGGATCCGGAAAACTTCAGTCTTGGAATAGCCCAAGGAGCGATGGAAGTATCACGGAAAAAGAGCGGGCTCTGGAGAACGGCAAATCACCCGAAGAGGTCATTCCTCTGAAAGACAAGACTGAAGTATGA
- the LOC124178300 gene encoding sialin isoform X4 yields the protein MLNIMVILGFMLNYTLRVNLTIAIVDMVLPSNSTRHSTETIADSGCAGSVDFHKNFTSNTSLNELGDLPEKHQAIEQTRYPWNEYEVNKILGSFFWGYICTELPGGRLAEIVGAKRVFGYSMLTASAVTLLTPLAATLGYPAVAALRVILGFMLGATWPAIHPMTARWIPPMERSKFIANMMASSLGAAITMPICGFLIASIGWESVFYVTGGISLIWSIVWFFVVYDSPAQHPRISAEERRFIEESIGTTSTSKHLAVPWKAMLTSVPVWAIIVTHGCSVFGYFTVVNQLPTYMKYILGFEIKKNGLLSSLPYLGKYCFAVLTSSAADYLRRTNKLSVTAIRKSFTAFAVMTPGLLMIVQALMGCDRITSVAIFTVALTINGGVTAGYLGNGLDIAPNFSGTIFGLANTLSSLGGFLSAEMVGSLTFENQSFPQWRIVFWILAATYVCGGLTFTFFGSGKLQSWNSPRSDGSITEKERALENGKSPEEVIPLKDKTEV from the exons ATGCTGAATATCATGGTGATTCTTGGATTCATGTTGAACTACACGTTACGTGTCAATTTGACGATAGCTATCGTGGATATGGTATTACCCAGTAACAGCACCAGACATTCTACCGAAACCATCGCGGACTCAGGATGCGCGGGATCGGTTgatttccataaaaatttcacatctaATACGAGTCTAAATGAACTGGGGGACTTACCGGAAAAACAT CAGGCCATCGAACAAACCAGGTATCCATGGAACGAGTACGAGGTAAACAAGATCTTGGGTAGCTTCTTCTGGGGGTACATCTGCACCGAATTGCCTGGTGGTCGGCTTGCGGAAATCGTTGGTGCCAAAAGGGTGTTTGGGTACAGTATGCTGACTGCAAGCGCCGTTACGCTTCTCACACCGTTGGCAGCGACACTCGGTTATCCTGCAGTCGCGGCTCTCAGAGTGATTCTTGGCTTTATGCTG GGAGCCACTTGGCCCGCGATCCATCCCATGACTGCAAGATGGATACCTCCAATGGAACGGAGCAAATTCATTGCGAATATGATGG CATCTTCTCTCGGAGCGGCGATCACGATGCCGATATGTGGGTTCCTGATTGCTTCGATTGGCTGGGAGTCGGTCTTCTATGTTACCGGTGGAATCAGCTTAATATGGAGCATCGTCTGGTTCTTTGTTGTCTATGATTCTCCAGCTCAACACCCTCGCATCTCAGCAGAGGAACGCCGGTTCATTGAGGAGTCCATCGGGACGACTTCCACCTCAAAG CACCTGGCTGTACCGTGGAAGGCGATGTTGACGTCTGTCCCAGTTTGGGCAATCATCGTCACCCACGGATGCAGTGTTTTCGGCTACTTTACGGTGGTGAATCAGCTGCCAACTTATATGAAATACATTCTGGgcttcgaaattaaaaag AATGGTCTACTTTCGTCCTTACCTTACCTAGGGAAATATTGTTTCGCCGTGTTGACGTCATCTGCAGCCGATTATCTGAGAAGAACTAATAAGCTTTCAGTGACAGCGATTCGTAAGAGCTTCACTGCTTTCG CGGTAATGACTCCTGGACTGCTGATGATCGTGCAAGCTTTGATGGGCTGTGACCGGATTACTTCTGTGGCGATATTTACAGTCGCCCTGACGATTAACGGCGGAGTAACCGCTGGATACTTAGGAAATGGCTTAGACATTGCCCCGAATTTTTCCGGGACGATTTTCGGGTTGGCCAATACTCTTAGTTCTTTAGGTGGCTTCTTGAGCGCCGAAATGGTTGGCTCGTTGACTTTCGAGAACCAGTCCTTCCCACAGTGGAGGATAGTGTTCTGGATTCTTGCTGCCACCTATGTGTGCGGTGGTCTGACCTTTACGTTCTTTGGATCCGGAAAACTTCAGTCTTGGAATAGCCCAAGGAGCGATGGAAGTATCACGGAAAAAGAGCGGGCTCTGGAGAACGGCAAATCACCCGAAGAGGTCATTCCTCTGAAAGACAAGACTGAAGTATGA